The following coding sequences are from one Lysinibacillus sp. FSL W8-0992 window:
- a CDS encoding phage portal protein, with amino-acid sequence MSFFKSLNTVQARSEPFLDHLVSLTSDDTTIQYTSVRALRNSDIFAAVKILAGDIASSELVGNGHIVKLLNNKPNTYTDSWHFFFSIAANVLLNGNAFAEIERDSSGKVIAIHQLTNSVSVKQLDDGSIIYETTNDDGKQYKLDSEDILHFKYFTTDGLVGLSPLHALSGELKLQEGGNKLLSGFFNRGVNGGGILKVKKSDLDATAKEAIRKKFDEANGSTDKALQTIVLDETFEYTPIQINTEILKLVNSNDWTTKQIAKVYGLSTDRLGVEANHSNTEQSNKMYLQNTLTHYLKAFEGELFNKLGVEITFNVDRFNSDTQTIFENAVKAVETSIMTINEARQKIGLDPIENGDRLIEKNKVENGVSL; translated from the coding sequence ATGAGTTTCTTTAAAAGCTTAAACACTGTACAGGCACGTTCAGAGCCTTTTCTAGACCATCTAGTTAGCTTAACGTCAGATGATACAACAATCCAATATACAAGCGTTAGGGCATTGAGAAATAGCGATATTTTTGCAGCAGTAAAAATACTTGCTGGTGATATTGCTTCCAGTGAACTTGTGGGGAATGGGCATATTGTCAAGCTATTGAATAATAAGCCTAACACTTATACAGATAGCTGGCATTTCTTCTTTAGTATAGCAGCCAATGTCTTATTGAATGGTAATGCTTTTGCAGAAATCGAACGAGATTCAAGTGGAAAAGTAATAGCGATTCACCAGCTAACCAATAGTGTAAGCGTAAAGCAATTGGATGATGGCAGCATTATTTATGAAACAACCAATGATGATGGAAAACAGTACAAACTCGATAGTGAGGATATTCTCCATTTCAAATATTTTACGACAGATGGATTAGTTGGATTAAGCCCATTACATGCTTTAAGTGGTGAATTGAAGTTACAAGAAGGTGGCAACAAACTACTATCTGGCTTCTTCAATCGAGGTGTAAACGGTGGTGGTATTTTAAAAGTAAAGAAATCTGATTTAGATGCAACAGCTAAAGAAGCGATTCGAAAGAAATTTGATGAAGCGAATGGCAGCACTGATAAGGCACTTCAAACAATTGTGCTAGATGAAACATTTGAATACACGCCAATTCAGATTAATACGGAGATCCTTAAATTAGTCAATTCTAATGATTGGACAACCAAACAAATCGCTAAAGTATATGGGCTCTCTACAGATCGTTTAGGTGTGGAAGCGAATCATAGTAATACAGAGCAGTCCAACAAAATGTATTTACAAAACACATTAACGCACTATTTAAAAGCATTTGAAGGTGAGCTATTCAATAAACTAGGGGTAGAGATTACCTTCAATGTAGACCGTTTCAATAGTGATACGCAAACCATATTTGAAAATGCGGTGAAGGCAGTGGAAACGTCCATTATGACAATTAATGAAGCACGGCAGAAAATCGGTCTTGATCCTATTGAAAATGGAGATAGATTAATAGAAAAAAATAAAGTCGAAAATGGGGTAAGTCTATGA
- a CDS encoding phage terminase small subunit P27 family: MGKKIKLIEPTKGHISKAERLDREAMREELFEYPDLNTQPPTFLTGEALNEWNRVVPLLKSDIPISELDYSLIVSYCVAVGTIIECQNHIKDNGAMLKDGKSNPAVRLQSQAMKDMRMLANSLGMSLDSRMKLAFNKSKEKPKDAFESLMLDD, translated from the coding sequence ATGGGGAAAAAAATCAAATTAATTGAGCCGACAAAGGGGCACATTTCAAAAGCAGAGCGGTTAGATCGTGAAGCTATGCGAGAAGAATTATTTGAATATCCCGACTTGAATACACAGCCTCCAACATTTTTGACAGGTGAGGCACTGAATGAATGGAATCGAGTTGTGCCTTTATTAAAAAGTGACATACCTATTTCAGAATTAGATTATTCTCTAATAGTTTCTTATTGTGTAGCAGTCGGGACAATAATCGAATGCCAAAATCATATCAAAGACAATGGTGCGATGTTGAAAGATGGGAAATCCAATCCAGCAGTGCGATTACAGTCACAAGCAATGAAGGATATGCGCATGTTGGCAAATTCATTGGGCATGAGTTTAGATTCACGAATGAAGTTAGCATTCAATAAATCCAAAGAAAAGCCTAAGGATGCGTTTGAAAGTTTGATGTTAGATGATTAA
- a CDS encoding phage head closure protein: protein MLASNYRHRINFYELDEGISDSGWPTEEWIFKFSLWAGIKTLKGTEFFASAAQQYKNYYRFIVRYNKNVRVRQQIEFEGVRYEIESVLNDDERKQTMTIIAVATV from the coding sequence ATGCTAGCAAGTAATTATAGACACCGTATTAATTTTTATGAATTGGATGAAGGGATTAGTGACAGCGGTTGGCCAACAGAGGAATGGATATTCAAATTTTCACTATGGGCCGGCATTAAAACCCTTAAGGGAACTGAATTTTTTGCTTCTGCAGCACAGCAATACAAAAATTATTATCGCTTTATTGTTCGTTACAACAAAAACGTTCGTGTGCGCCAACAAATTGAATTTGAAGGCGTTCGATATGAAATTGAATCAGTTTTGAATGACGATGAACGAAAGCAAACAATGACTATTATTGCAGTAGCGACAGTGTAA
- a CDS encoding S-layer homology domain-containing protein, whose protein sequence is MKKSLILSFLVILASLMLNSEAKAELPFRDITESSPIYDELIYLDERGILGGGYSYIWYSPEQPAERRQAVTMIALALGLDEAKRNTIFSDISKDHHASGLIQSAVDKGIVTGYGDGTFKPYNNLTRGNFSLFIDRAFGEYLPSGTNIEFKDVPKTLNSYNAIKKLSAAGITTGYGDKTFRPNETLTRAHLAIFMYRTVKYLEDRGVVFKDSSNSDYKDSDIKWGMSYDSVYELVKNNITTSTRNARIITNKARYALTGETYYLFDKNNRLDYFWHEFDWSKEENLPDTLPLLHKMYEEKVIEEFGVPFLTNKVSNSSYLSYYSAWDMGAYYVTLETTKKAEGEVTVKVTVFDSRKEL, encoded by the coding sequence GTGAAAAAAAGTTTAATACTAAGTTTTTTGGTAATCTTAGCTTCCTTAATGTTAAATTCGGAAGCTAAAGCAGAATTACCGTTTAGAGATATAACTGAATCAAGTCCAATATATGATGAACTTATTTATTTAGACGAAAGGGGTATATTAGGTGGGGGATATTCGTATATTTGGTATTCTCCGGAGCAACCAGCAGAAAGAAGACAAGCAGTTACAATGATAGCTTTAGCTTTAGGTCTAGATGAAGCCAAAAGAAATACTATTTTTTCAGATATATCTAAAGACCACCATGCAAGTGGATTAATTCAATCTGCTGTTGATAAAGGAATTGTAACTGGATATGGTGATGGAACATTTAAACCATATAATAATTTAACAAGAGGTAATTTTTCATTATTTATTGATAGAGCATTTGGAGAGTATTTACCAAGTGGAACAAATATAGAATTTAAAGATGTACCCAAAACACTTAATTCATACAATGCAATAAAAAAATTATCTGCTGCAGGTATTACAACTGGTTATGGAGATAAAACTTTTAGACCAAATGAAACACTTACAAGAGCTCACTTAGCAATCTTTATGTATAGAACTGTAAAATATTTAGAGGATAGAGGAGTTGTATTTAAGGATTCATCAAATAGTGATTATAAAGATTCTGACATTAAGTGGGGCATGTCGTATGATTCTGTGTACGAACTTGTAAAAAACAATATTACTACTTCTACCAGGAATGCTAGAATTATTACAAATAAAGCAAGGTATGCTTTAACAGGTGAAACATATTATTTATTTGATAAAAATAATAGATTAGATTATTTTTGGCATGAATTTGATTGGAGCAAAGAAGAAAACTTACCAGACACGCTACCTTTGCTTCACAAAATGTATGAGGAAAAAGTAATAGAAGAATTCGGTGTACCATTCTTAACGAATAAGGTCAGCAATTCTAGTTATTTGTCGTATTATTCTGCTTGGGATATGGGTGCATATTATGTAACATTAGAAACTACAAAGAAAGCTGAAGGGGAAGTGACTGTAAAAGTTACTGTTTTTGACAGTCGTAAAGAATTGTGA
- a CDS encoding head-tail connector protein, giving the protein MNLVTATLENIKLSLRIDQGHDDELIMALLESAKQYVKDAIDSTDTNGVIEGYKQYDWAVSLLTQHWYDGRSETTKEHIPTTVQALLQQMRGKYYASK; this is encoded by the coding sequence ATGAATTTAGTAACTGCAACATTAGAAAACATTAAACTATCTTTGCGTATAGATCAGGGTCATGACGATGAACTAATCATGGCATTACTAGAATCAGCCAAGCAATACGTGAAGGATGCTATTGATAGCACTGATACAAATGGCGTTATTGAGGGGTATAAGCAATACGATTGGGCAGTAAGCCTTTTAACGCAACATTGGTATGATGGACGTTCCGAAACGACTAAAGAACATATTCCCACAACTGTACAAGCGTTATTGCAACAAATGAGGGGGAAATACTATGCTAGCAAGTAA
- a CDS encoding HAMP domain-containing sensor histidine kinase, whose amino-acid sequence MKNISHALITKVIVFLIAIACLTGTAKVIINMELNEVYLSSINQDNYFESIAFADESYSLISSLAQLIGTYKSEEYILSGKALTKEEMREMEEELYNDFQYSSKYNGNLSEVENRKIYQEAYADDIQSKKEERIREQVRVFYRLLSALDAYDGIVYYASDGEHVFSNSELNKKEQFASFGAYMQFANYQQKLYPNEMKKNKYLDYITQDVEMLNPQTDAIYVAYKESYLEQKMQEWEKNKEVAKSYLNEFILFLVGFIVSFVYLVIVIGRTSFKDKEMHFSVIDKLYNDVNIVIVAGLTGLWVAMIVEVLREMNILLTVPIFIIALLMILSLIKHIKNRSLLQHTVIYQIFKKIFIGIKHVFDNGSTAVKIVLLVIGYPLVAAATFFMFPITLGLAAWFALKKVKSFNRIKEGVEQIKNGDLHHRIDIDGKGEFSQLAANINSITDGLKKSVDSEIKSERLKTELITNVSHDIRTPLTSIITYVDLLKIEKDPELIAEYIDVLDQKSKRLKHLTDDLFEAAKASSGSIPVQLERIDIVALLKQGIGEMGEKIEAASLNFKLAHPTEKVYVKADGKLLWRSIENLFSNIFKYALPASRVYIDVEDIGNELLVTFKNISAYELNISVDELMERFTRGDESRSSQGSGLGLSIAESLIHIQHGKFLVQVDGDLFKAMIYLPKFE is encoded by the coding sequence TTGAAAAATATTAGTCATGCACTTATTACGAAAGTTATTGTGTTTCTAATTGCCATCGCTTGTTTAACTGGTACTGCGAAGGTAATTATCAACATGGAATTAAATGAAGTTTATCTTAGTAGTATCAATCAAGACAATTATTTTGAAAGTATAGCATTCGCCGATGAAAGTTATAGCCTTATTAGCTCTTTAGCACAATTAATCGGAACATATAAAAGTGAAGAGTATATTTTAAGTGGTAAGGCACTTACAAAAGAAGAAATGAGAGAAATGGAAGAAGAATTATATAATGATTTCCAATATTCATCTAAATATAATGGGAATTTGAGTGAGGTGGAAAATAGAAAGATATATCAAGAAGCATATGCAGATGATATACAAAGTAAAAAAGAAGAACGCATACGAGAACAAGTACGAGTATTCTATCGTTTACTCAGCGCATTAGATGCATATGACGGAATCGTATATTACGCGAGTGATGGTGAACATGTATTCTCTAATAGTGAACTAAATAAGAAAGAGCAATTTGCATCATTTGGTGCATATATGCAATTTGCGAATTATCAACAAAAGCTTTATCCAAATGAAATGAAAAAAAATAAATACTTAGATTACATTACACAAGATGTTGAAATGTTGAATCCGCAAACAGATGCTATTTATGTGGCATATAAAGAATCTTACTTAGAGCAAAAAATGCAAGAATGGGAAAAAAATAAAGAGGTTGCTAAAAGTTATCTTAATGAATTCATTTTATTTCTGGTAGGGTTTATTGTATCTTTTGTTTATTTAGTAATAGTTATTGGAAGAACTTCATTTAAAGATAAAGAAATGCATTTTTCTGTTATTGATAAACTATATAATGATGTCAATATTGTCATAGTCGCTGGTTTAACAGGGTTGTGGGTGGCAATGATTGTTGAGGTGTTACGTGAAATGAACATTCTTCTCACGGTACCTATTTTTATTATTGCCTTACTAATGATTTTATCGCTTATCAAGCATATTAAAAATAGATCACTACTTCAGCACACTGTTATATATCAAATCTTCAAAAAGATTTTTATTGGGATAAAACATGTTTTCGATAATGGCAGTACGGCTGTGAAAATTGTGCTTCTTGTTATTGGTTATCCTTTAGTAGCTGCGGCGACGTTTTTCATGTTTCCTATTACGCTAGGCTTAGCTGCTTGGTTTGCGTTGAAAAAGGTGAAGTCGTTTAATCGCATTAAAGAGGGCGTCGAGCAAATTAAAAATGGGGACCTTCATCATCGAATTGATATAGATGGAAAAGGAGAGTTTAGCCAACTTGCAGCGAATATTAATAGTATTACAGATGGCTTAAAAAAATCGGTGGATAGTGAGATTAAAAGCGAGCGTTTAAAAACAGAGCTTATTACGAATGTTTCGCATGATATCCGAACGCCTTTAACATCAATTATTACGTATGTCGATTTATTAAAAATAGAAAAAGACCCTGAACTAATTGCTGAATATATAGACGTATTAGATCAAAAATCGAAGAGACTCAAGCACTTAACCGATGATTTATTTGAAGCGGCTAAAGCGTCAAGTGGCAGTATACCTGTGCAGTTAGAACGGATTGATATCGTAGCATTACTAAAGCAAGGGATAGGGGAAATGGGTGAGAAAATTGAAGCGGCATCATTAAACTTTAAGTTAGCCCACCCTACAGAAAAAGTGTATGTGAAAGCTGATGGTAAACTCCTATGGCGCTCCATCGAAAACTTATTCTCGAATATTTTTAAATATGCACTGCCTGCATCGAGGGTATATATTGATGTAGAAGATATAGGAAATGAACTACTCGTAACATTTAAAAATATTTCAGCATATGAATTAAATATTTCCGTAGATGAGCTAATGGAACGTTTTACAAGAGGCGATGAATCAAGATCAAGTCAAGGTAGCGGATTAGGCTTATCGATTGCTGAAAGCCTTATTCACATCCAACACGGTAAATTTTTAGTGCAAGTAGATGGCGATTTATTTAAGGCAATGATTTATTTGCCGAAATTTGAATGA
- a CDS encoding terminase large subunit, whose translation MINYALEYANKALSDEIVTCRKIKQACRRFIRDLERSQDDDFPYYFDVKRANKAIQFVELMPSTDGTKINALLYQKWIVSELYGWKEKGTGNRRYNRAFISMARKNSKTWLASSVGGLSLIAENKPAESRQILFIANALKQAKLGYTMLKNSLNKIVRESEFMRNQLKIMNQQIQHLPSNSFATALSSDLSSLDGYAGTTIIVDEYALQKNRDVIATLKSGQQQEPNALLAIISTAGVNINCPMKEDYDFLADVLDGKQDADRYFIAIYELDDAEEATTNEDMWIKANPIFEHEGIKKTMLSAIREDVELGVKQNNLNAVLVKNFNMWLQASEDSYIADEDWKIREVEDVPDIRGRDIYIGIDLSKTNDLTSVSWCIPLIETGQLYCDSHSWVGTKYGLTQKIKRDGINYVALEQEGECSITKLASGIIDYEDIFNWIMQFIQDNELNVQAICYDKWNANTLITKLEKEHLPLVEVRQGVFTLNTPTRTFREQLYDGNIVHAKNKLLTYAVNNAILKIDNNGVIINKNRNSERIDPIAALMNAYTQAMFHFEDIEGAKANNEFYLSENFSF comes from the coding sequence ATGATTAATTACGCACTAGAATATGCGAACAAAGCCCTCTCTGATGAAATTGTAACGTGTCGAAAGATTAAACAAGCCTGTAGACGATTCATAAGAGATTTAGAGCGTTCGCAAGACGATGATTTCCCTTATTATTTTGACGTAAAACGAGCAAATAAAGCCATTCAATTTGTGGAGTTAATGCCTTCTACAGATGGTACAAAAATTAATGCGCTGCTATATCAAAAATGGATTGTATCGGAGTTATACGGTTGGAAAGAAAAAGGCACAGGCAACAGGCGGTACAATCGAGCCTTTATATCAATGGCACGTAAAAATTCAAAAACATGGTTAGCTTCATCTGTGGGTGGTCTATCATTAATCGCTGAAAATAAACCAGCAGAAAGCCGTCAAATTCTTTTTATAGCAAATGCATTAAAGCAAGCAAAGTTAGGCTATACAATGCTTAAAAATAGCTTGAATAAGATTGTTAGAGAATCGGAATTTATGCGGAATCAATTGAAAATCATGAATCAACAAATTCAACATTTACCATCTAATAGTTTTGCTACAGCTTTATCGAGTGATTTAAGCAGTCTCGATGGATATGCTGGTACAACTATCATAGTCGATGAATATGCGTTACAGAAGAATCGTGACGTGATTGCAACACTCAAAAGTGGTCAACAACAAGAGCCAAACGCTTTACTCGCTATCATTTCAACGGCGGGTGTAAATATAAATTGTCCAATGAAGGAAGATTATGATTTTTTAGCAGATGTATTAGATGGAAAACAAGATGCAGACCGTTATTTTATTGCGATTTACGAACTTGACGATGCCGAAGAAGCAACAACAAATGAAGATATGTGGATTAAAGCAAATCCTATTTTCGAGCATGAGGGAATTAAAAAAACGATGCTTTCAGCAATTCGTGAAGATGTGGAATTAGGTGTAAAGCAAAATAACCTAAATGCGGTACTGGTTAAAAACTTCAACATGTGGCTGCAAGCAAGTGAAGATTCTTATATTGCCGATGAAGATTGGAAAATTAGAGAGGTTGAAGATGTTCCTGATATTCGGGGGCGAGATATTTATATAGGTATCGACCTTTCGAAAACAAATGATCTAACATCAGTAAGCTGGTGTATTCCATTGATTGAAACAGGTCAATTGTATTGTGATAGCCATTCGTGGGTTGGTACTAAGTATGGTTTAACACAAAAAATTAAACGAGATGGCATTAACTATGTAGCACTTGAACAAGAAGGTGAATGTTCTATCACAAAGTTAGCGAGTGGCATTATCGACTACGAGGATATTTTTAATTGGATCATGCAATTTATCCAAGATAACGAATTAAATGTACAAGCGATATGCTACGACAAATGGAACGCTAACACATTGATTACCAAGTTAGAAAAAGAACACCTTCCATTAGTGGAAGTTAGGCAAGGTGTATTCACATTAAACACACCGACCAGGACATTTAGAGAGCAGTTATATGATGGGAATATTGTTCATGCTAAAAATAAGTTATTAACATATGCGGTCAATAATGCGATTTTAAAAATTGATAATAACGGTGTCATTATTAATAAAAATCGAAATAGTGAGCGAATAGATCCAATAGCTGCATTGATGAACGCATACACACAAGCTATGTTCCATTTTGAAGATATAGAGGGGGCGAAAGCGAATAATGAGTTTTACCTTTCTGAAAACTTTAGTTTTTAA
- a CDS encoding protein-export chaperone SecB, which yields MSAVLDFEKLKVFEMVYKSDLNTDFGDEISPILGVEVAVKDDDIYSGLVKLSIRFGDEKELPYLNVTVAGVFKLNSKIELTEEQVTDYYEINATAILFPYLRSIVTDLTSKGDESPIVLPPINVHAYITNQRNKNKLSKA from the coding sequence ATGTCTGCAGTATTAGATTTTGAAAAGTTGAAAGTATTTGAAATGGTATATAAAAGTGATTTAAATACTGATTTTGGAGACGAAATATCTCCAATTCTAGGCGTGGAAGTTGCAGTAAAAGACGACGATATTTATTCAGGTTTAGTTAAATTGTCGATTAGGTTTGGTGATGAGAAAGAATTACCTTATTTAAATGTAACTGTTGCTGGGGTTTTTAAATTAAATAGTAAAATTGAACTTACAGAGGAACAAGTTACCGATTATTATGAGATAAACGCTACAGCTATTTTATTCCCATATTTAAGAAGTATTGTGACGGATCTAACGAGTAAAGGTGATGAATCACCTATAGTTTTACCTCCAATAAATGTACATGCTTACATCACAAATCAAAGAAATAAAAATAAATTAAGTAAAGCTTAA
- a CDS encoding response regulator transcription factor has protein sequence MNILICDDDKEIVRAISVYLENEGYQVFKAYNGIEAIELVRDQVIHLIIMDIMMPKMDGITATMKIRQDNMIPLIMLSAKSEDYDKILGLNIGADDYMGKPFNPLELVARVKSLLRRYTAFGSLEVSSNIFQTGGLMIDDEKKVITVDNQAVHLTPVQYKILKLLTANTGRVFTIEEIYEKVWNESAINPENTVAVHIRKIREKIEINPKEPKYLKVVWGVGYKVEKY, from the coding sequence GTGAACATTTTGATATGTGATGATGATAAAGAAATTGTAAGGGCTATTAGTGTTTATTTAGAAAACGAAGGCTATCAAGTATTCAAAGCTTACAATGGTATAGAGGCAATCGAACTTGTTCGAGATCAAGTTATTCATCTAATTATTATGGATATAATGATGCCAAAAATGGATGGCATTACGGCAACAATGAAGATTCGGCAAGATAATATGATTCCGTTAATTATGCTTTCTGCTAAGTCGGAGGATTATGACAAAATACTTGGATTAAATATTGGAGCAGATGATTATATGGGCAAGCCGTTTAATCCATTAGAACTTGTCGCTAGGGTGAAATCGCTGCTAAGAAGGTATACGGCTTTTGGCAGTCTTGAGGTGAGTAGTAATATATTTCAAACGGGTGGTCTTATGATTGACGATGAAAAGAAAGTCATTACCGTTGATAACCAAGCGGTTCATTTAACTCCAGTGCAGTATAAAATTTTAAAGCTTCTTACAGCAAATACGGGGAGAGTATTCACAATCGAAGAGATTTATGAAAAGGTATGGAATGAAAGTGCCATTAATCCAGAAAATACGGTGGCGGTACATATTCGGAAAATTCGAGAGAAAATTGAAATTAATCCGAAAGAGCCGAAGTATTTAAAAGTTGTATGGGGAGTGGGATATAAAGTTGAAAAATATTAG
- a CDS encoding phage major capsid protein, translating to MTNEEKEKRLTENADLEAPTKAQTGEVDSENAQNDDTQEGKETQGEKVISGYAIKFGAPSKDLGGFVEVITPEALKEVDLSNVILLHGHDYGKPLASVKADTLKLEVDEIGLRFEATLQDTTYANDIYKNIQAGIIDSMSFGFEIGVESFDKNEDGVITRSIEKVKALREISIVTVPAYNESNVKVNTRSYEAWLDQNTNKKDDKDMAKTLLNNEKTETRSFEQYIRSQGQVRDGLTTVNADVVIPKDVIGEVFDLKRQRYNLAQYATVKEVSNGQGKYPIATNQEATLATKAELALITDVEADMFTQVSYNVQTRAGKIALSNEVVEDAAVDIVGEVKAQLEKLVENTDNANIITKLKAFTLVTATGLDDLKKVNNVTLDPALNKTVIVNQDTFNFLDTLKDADGRYILQPDVTAASGYSLFGNPVVVISNKLLPSPLEGTYPMIMGDIAQAIFVARRNQVTTQWEQFDYYSQGLAVIVRNDYQVIDADAARYIEITPA from the coding sequence ATGACAAATGAAGAAAAAGAAAAGCGTTTAACTGAAAATGCAGACCTGGAAGCACCGACCAAAGCACAAACAGGAGAAGTAGATTCAGAAAACGCTCAAAATGATGATACACAAGAAGGAAAAGAAACACAAGGTGAAAAGGTTATTAGTGGTTATGCCATTAAATTTGGCGCACCTTCTAAAGATTTAGGTGGCTTCGTAGAGGTCATTACACCTGAAGCGTTAAAAGAAGTAGACCTATCAAATGTAATCTTGCTACATGGCCATGATTACGGTAAGCCATTAGCCAGTGTAAAGGCCGATACGTTAAAGCTAGAAGTTGATGAAATCGGGCTTCGTTTTGAAGCAACTTTACAAGATACAACATATGCAAATGATATTTATAAAAATATACAAGCTGGCATTATTGATTCAATGTCATTCGGTTTTGAAATCGGTGTAGAATCATTTGATAAAAATGAAGATGGGGTTATCACTCGTAGTATCGAAAAAGTGAAAGCTTTACGTGAAATTTCTATAGTGACAGTACCAGCTTATAACGAAAGCAATGTAAAGGTGAATACACGCTCATATGAAGCATGGTTAGATCAAAATACAAATAAAAAGGATGATAAAGATATGGCTAAAACACTATTAAATAATGAAAAAACAGAAACACGTTCATTCGAACAATATATTCGTTCACAGGGGCAAGTACGAGACGGATTAACAACAGTAAATGCAGATGTAGTCATTCCAAAAGATGTTATCGGTGAAGTATTCGATTTAAAACGCCAACGATACAACCTGGCACAATACGCTACAGTGAAAGAAGTTTCAAACGGTCAAGGGAAATATCCAATTGCAACAAATCAAGAAGCTACTCTTGCAACAAAAGCAGAACTAGCACTAATTACAGATGTGGAAGCAGATATGTTTACACAAGTTTCATATAACGTACAAACTCGTGCTGGTAAAATCGCATTATCCAATGAAGTAGTAGAGGATGCAGCAGTTGATATTGTGGGAGAGGTAAAGGCACAACTTGAAAAGCTAGTAGAAAATACCGACAACGCTAATATCATTACGAAACTAAAGGCTTTCACTTTAGTAACGGCAACAGGATTAGATGATTTAAAGAAAGTGAACAATGTTACGCTTGATCCAGCACTTAATAAAACGGTTATCGTCAACCAAGATACATTTAACTTTTTAGATACATTAAAAGATGCAGATGGTCGTTACATCCTTCAACCAGATGTAACAGCAGCAAGTGGTTATTCATTATTCGGTAATCCAGTAGTAGTGATTTCAAACAAATTACTTCCATCTCCACTAGAAGGTACGTATCCAATGATTATGGGGGATATTGCACAAGCAATTTTTGTAGCACGTAGAAACCAAGTAACAACGCAATGGGAACAATTCGACTACTATTCGCAAGGTTTAGCGGTTATTGTCCGTAATGACTACCAAGTAATTGATGCAGACGCAGCACGTTATATCGAAATTACACCAGCTTAA
- a CDS encoding LLM class flavin-dependent oxidoreductase, which yields MSNTIKNEIKGYISSSGWTITDIVNKMNENLPVDKQTTVQNISNKLTRGTIKYSEVKEIADIIGMNIEWNKKEDAQ from the coding sequence ATGTCTAATACAATTAAGAACGAAATTAAAGGTTACATCTCATCTTCTGGATGGACAATAACTGATATTGTCAATAAAATGAATGAAAATTTACCTGTTGATAAACAGACAACTGTGCAAAATATTTCAAATAAGCTTACACGTGGTACTATAAAATATAGTGAAGTAAAAGAAATTGCAGATATTATCGGTATGAATATTGAATGGAATAAAAAAGAGGACGCCCAATAA